The window TGCTGAAGTGTTGCCTTATGTGTGCGGGGATAGTTTGCAAAGACTAATCACGGCAAACATTTCTGGGAATGCACAATTAATACAACTGGAAATGAAGAGAATGTTTATTGAGGCGGAGTTAATGAGGCCAACTAATACAGATACAAATAGTTTGCAAACGTTTTTTGACAAGCCGAAAGTTTTACCGTGAACAAGTATAAGAAACGTTAAACACACTCCTTGTGCCTATTGAGAAAATCATTTTAAATACGCAGACATGAAGAATTTGAAGGACATTGAAATAAATATATATCCCTCTGTGTTCTTCGTGCTTCTTCGCGACCTTTGTGTTTTATACGTTTTAAGATGACTACAAGTACAAGAAATACGTTAAGAAAACTAGATAAATTGATACCTTCCTAATAAAATTTCAAACTTAGAAAATACTAATAGAAGGATTAAAAGGAGGTATTTATTATGACTGAAAATCGTTCAAAAGAAAAGTTCTTAGCAAATTCCATCGAGCGGCATGAAACCGCGGCTTGGCGTGGGCATATCGAAAGTACGAAGCCTGAGTCAAATGTTCCGATTCCCAGTGAAGAGTCCGTGATTGAGGCTAGGGAATGGGTAAATACAAACTCCTTGTCGTAACTTTTTAAAGTAAAATCAGGGTGTCTCAAATATTGAGACACCCTGATTTTTTACGGAACCAGAAAGTATAACACTTTCTTGATTCCAAGTAAGAACGACTAAGGCTTCTGCCTGCGTCCGAGAACTTGGCGTAAGCCAAGTCTTTTCTTAATACTGCATTTCTGCGATACGCTTTAGGGTACGATATTTTTCCTGGGCATGTTTTTCTGCAGCTGCAAACATCCCATCCGCAATTTCTGGGAAGGTCGTCTTAAGTGATGAGTAGCGAATTTCGCCCTTTAAGAAATCTTGGAAGGAGGCTGTCGGTTCTTTAGAATCCAGCATGAAAGGATTTTTGCCTTGCTCTTTAAGACGGGGATCATGACGCCATAGATGCCAATATCCTGCTTCAACGGCTTTTTTCATCTGAAACATACTCGTGCCCATACCGGTTTTAATCCCATGGTTTACGCAAGAAGCATAGGCAATAATGAGAGAGGGGCCTTTGTAACTTTCTGCCTCAGTAATGGCTTTGAGGGTTTGATTCATATTGGCCCCCATGGCAATTTGGGCGACATAGACATAGCCGTATGTTGTAGCCATAAGCCCGAGATCCTTTTTGCGAACTTTCTTCCCGGCTGCCGCGAACTTGGCAATAGCTGCTGTCGGCGTAGCCTTTGAAGCTTGACCGCCTGTGTTAGAATAAACCTCTGTGTCCATAATAAAAATGTTTACATCGTCTCCACTGGCGATGACATGGTCCAATCCGTTATAACCAATGTCGTAAGCAAAGCCATCTCCGCCGAGAATCCAAACGGAAGGTTTCACGAGATAATCTTTTCGGGCCATAATCTCTGATAGAATTGGGTTGCCGGATACGGTTTCCTTTTTCAACTCTTCAATTACGCGGTCTGCAGCTTTTCTAGACCCCGCACCATTGTCCATATTGTCAAGCCATTCCTGGAAGGACTGCTTTACGTTTTCGCTGATCGAACTTTTTAACCCTTGGTGCATGAGATCGGCAAGTTTTTCGCGAATTTGTTTTGAGCCGAGGTACATACCGTAGCCGAATTCGGCATTATCTTCGAAGAGCGGATTCATCCAGGCTGGTCCTTTTCCGTCAGCATTTGTTGTATAAGGAATGGAGGGAGAACTGCCGCCCCAGATCGAAGAACAGCCTGTAGCGTTGGCGATCAGCATACGCTCGCCATATAATTGTGTGAGAAGTCTGATATAGGGAGTTTCTCCGCAGCCGGGGCAAGCGCCGTTAAATTCAAGGAGAGGTTTGGCAAGCTGGCTGCCAAAGAGTGTATTTTTCTCCATTAAACCGGATTTTTCCGTTACCTTCATAGCAAATTCCCAGTTTTCTGATTCCATCTCAATTTCATGGTCGGCCGGCTTCATAACAAGCGCTTTTCCCGGTGCCGGACAGATATCGGCGCAGTTACCGCATCCGGTACAATCAAGGGGAGCAACTTGAATACGGTAATGATATCCTTGGAGTTTCTTGTTTCTTGGTTCCGTAGTCTTAAAAGTATCAGGAGCTTTTGCCCGTTCTTCATCATCCAATAGGAAAGTTCGAACAGTCGCATGGGGACATACATAGGCACATTGATTACATTGAATACATTTATCAATTTGCCATTCAGGAAGATAAACGGCAATTCCTCTTTTTTCGTATTTTGTTGTGCCAAGAGGATGTGTTCCATCCTCCATGCCGACAAAGGCGCTGACCGGAAGGTCGTCTCCATCGTGGCTGGCCATGGGACGTTGAATGTTTTTAACGAAATCAGGTTCATCTTTTACGGGCAAATCTTCATCTTTTGCATCAGCCCAGGAGGCAGGAACTTTAACCTGGTGCAATCCATCGACGCCGCGGTCAACAGCCCTTTGGTTCATCTCAACAATATTAGCGCCTTTTTTTCCATACATTTTTTCGATGGAATCCTTTAGGTACCTAATGGCTTCTTCGACGGGTATGACGTTCGCTAGTTTAAAGAAAGCTGCCTGCATGACCATATTAATGCGGCCACCGAGACCAATTTCTTCGGCAATGGATATGGCATCTATGGTATAGAAGTTGATATTATTTTTCGCGATATAGCGTTTCAAGAGGGCTGGTAGATGTTCTTCCAGTTCTTCTGGCGTCCAGGGGCAGTTAAGTACAAAGCTACCATTCTTCTTAAGCCCTTTGAGCAGGTGGTAATGATAAATGAATGACCGGTTGTGGCAGGCAATATAGTCAGCATCGGATACTAAATAGGAAGATTTAATTGGTTTTTTGCCAAAGCGTAAATGAGATATTGTTGTACCGCCGGATTTCTTACTGTCGTATTCAAAGTATCCCTGTGCATAAAGGTCGGTATTGTCACCGATAATTTTGATCGCTGTTTTATTGGCGCCAACAGTACCATCAGATCCAAGACCCCAGAATTTACAACTTATCGTGCCTTCCGGAGTAGTATCTACCGACTCTTTTATCGGCAGTGAGGTATGGGTGACATCGTCAACGATTCCAACTGTGAAGCCATCTTTAGGTTGGCTTTGTTTCAGATTCTCATAAACAGCAAGGATGTGGCTGGGTGTGGTATCTTTAGATCCAAGGCCGTATCTCCCGCCAACTACCACTGGTTTAACGGTCTCATTATTAAACATCTGAAGCACATCAAGATAGAGCGGTTCACCAGTTGCTCCAGGTTCTTTGGTGCGGTCCAGGACAGCAATCTTCTTTACAGACTTTGGTAAAACTGAAAAGAAATATTTCTTGGAAAACGGGCGGTATAAGTGAACTTTGAGAAGTCCAACCTTTTCGCCTTTTGCCTGCAGGTAATCAATCGTTTCTTCCGTTGTGTTGCAAACTGAGCCCATGGCCACGATTATATTCTCGGCTTCAGCATCCCCATAATACTCGAAGGGATGGTATTCACGCCCCGTAATTTTCTTAAATTCTTGGAAGTAGTTTTCCACAATATCAGGAATGGCTTCAATAAAAGGATTAGATGCCTCCCGATTTTGGAAATAAATATCTGGGTTTTCCGCAGTGCCCCTTAATACAGGGTGTTCGGGATTTAAGGCCCGGTTTCTAAATTCTTCAATTGCTTTATGATCGACAAGTTTCGCAATCGCATCAGCGGGTGTTACTTCAATTTTCTGGATTTCATGAGATGTTCTAAATCCGTCAAAGAAATGTAAGAATGGTACCCTAGACTTGATTGCGGAAAGATGGGCAATGTAGCCAAGATCCATCGCTTCTTGGACATCGTTAGAACAAAGTAAGGTAAAACCAGTTTGACGGCAGGCATTAATATCTTGGTGATCACCGAAAATTGACAAGGCATGAGATGCTAGGGCACGGGCGGTTACATGAAAAACTGCTGGTACCAGATTACCTGCCATTTTATACATTTCAGGAATCATTAAGAGTAACCCTTGGGAAGCAGTATAGGTTGTTGTAAGAGCTCCTGCCTGAAGTGAACCGTGAACTGCTCCGGAGGCACCCGCCTCAGATTGCATCTCTACAACTTTTACAGGTTGGTCAAACAAGTTCTTTTTACCGTGAGCTGATGCTTCATCAACTCCTTCAGCCATCGGCGATGAGGGTGTAATCGGGAAAATGATTGCAACCTCGGTAAGGGCGTAAGAGGCCTCAGCAGCCGCCTGATTGCCATCCATTGTTTTCATTTTTTTTGCCATAATAGAGCCACCTTTGTTAAAAGAATATCTGCTGTTTAGTATTTGAAGTTTACCGATCTTCATACATGTGATTTGCACTTAGGGGACGGATTTTGTGAAATCTTTGTATAGATGAGGAATTGATGTGATAGCAGGTCAGCAGGTCGTCTCTCATTATTATTAACTAAGAATGTTTGCGGTGGATAGTATACACTCAAAAAGTAATAATAACTATGGGTGAAAGAAATGCTAATGAATTTAATTTTTGCAATCCTATATATAGTCGCCACCTATAAATGGGGTGATTGGCGAAATTGGCAACGCTACTATCCAACGATACTGTTCTATGGGTTTGGCGATATCTTAGCTTTTTCTCTTTTTTATCAGCAACCTTTATGGCTATATTTCACGCCAGGCCTGCCGCACTTGTTCCATGAGTTATTTGTCGTTATTGTCATGTATTCTTGTGGGGTCATCCTTTATTTATCTAATTATCCTAAAGCGCTAGTTGCCCAGTGCCTGTACATATTGTTTTGGGCGAGTCTATACACTTTCTTGGAATGGTTTGCCATTAAAACGGGTAATTTTATCCATCTAAACGGGTGGTCGTTAACTTGGTCTTTCCTATTTTACATGATTATGTTTCCCACATTCCAATTACATCAAAAAAGGCCATTGCTGGCCTTATGTATTTTGTTTGGCGGTCTTGCATTACTCCTTTACTTATTTCGCGTACCCATTGAGCTTGTTAAATAGTAAAACTTAATTCTGCACCGTTTATGTGATGCAAAGAACTATATCATCTTTAATGGCTAAAAGTAGACTATATCCTTGTAGTGTAAGGAGGAGTAGTCTGCTTTATTATATTTTGATGAAGGCAAATGATTTATGGAGAGAAACTGGCTGTATTGCTATTTTGCTAAAAAGTCCATCAGAGCTATGTATTGGTATTATCTAACATCAACTGTATAAGTTCTATAAACAAGAGAAAAATGATTGGGCAATATGCACATTTGTAACTTGATATTTAAAAGAATATGCTCTAGACGAAGAAATGCTCATCAAGATATACTTTAAATAAAATAATGGAAGGTTAACAGTGACGTCACCAAAATGCAAGGGTTGAGGGTAGGGGACGTAACATTATGTGATGATGATGGCATCGTAGTTAGAAAAATCGATGGATGGTGGGATGCTTTTTTATTTTAAGTGATTTAGTCGAAATATTATGAATTTTAGTATGGAATAATTTTATACTGAAAATTAGGGGGAGTACTATGTTTAAAAATTCGGCTAGGGGCAGCCTGGGATTTCATTGGAAGGCACGTTATACCGTTTTAAGTATACTTTGGGTGGGATGGCTATTTTCTTTTTTAGATAGAATGGTAGTTAGTATTGCTTTACCATTCATTGGGAGAGAATTCCAGTTGAATGCTGCATCACAAGGGATGATCCTCAGCACTTTTTTTGCAGGCTATGCAATATTTCAAATACCTGGCGGGATGTTAGCTGATAAATTTGGTCCGAGAAGGGTAATGGCTTTTGCTATAGTATGGTGGTCCGTTTTTACAAGTCTCACGGGTATGGTTCTTTCTTATCCGTTGATGTTGATATGCCGATTTGTTTTTGGTATAGGTGAAGGTTGTTTTCCAGGATCGTCTTTCAAAACAATAGCAATGTATTTTCCGCCGAAGGAAAGAGCAACCGCAACGGCCATTCAAGGTTCTGTCAATGCATTAGGACCGGCAGTTGCTTCGTTAGTTGCGGCTGGAATCATTGCTGCCTTTGGCTGGAATATGGTTTTTATTACTTTGGGTATACCTGGTTTAGTAATTGGATTGGCGATTTGGTTTTACATTAAGGACAACCCTGCTGAGCACCCTCATATTACACCGGAAGAATTATCTGAGCTAAATTTAGTATCTCCAGATGTTTCTAACTCGAATATTAGCTATCAGAAAATAACATTTAAAGAGTTTTTGCAAAAACCGGTTTTGTGGCAAATGCTATTAATTTGGTTTTTATTTGATATTACATTTTGGGGATTTATATCATGGCTACCTTCTTATTTGATGGAAGTACGGGGGTTTTCATTACTTAAGACAGGCTTTTATGGGTCGCTTCCTTTTTTCATTGGAACAATAGGAATGCTGGTCGGTGGTTACTTATCAGACTGTTTTAAGGGAAATAGAAAATGGTTATTTATACCAAGTTCGTTAATGGCAGCCTTTTTTATATATATGACTTTCAGTGTCGCCGCATCGAATATGGTGATTGTTTATCAAAGTGTTGCCGCGTTGTTTATGTTTTTGGCTTATGCTGCATTTTGGGGGCTTGTTGTTGATTCAATTCCAGCGGATATTATGGGAGCGGGTTCGGGAATGGTTAATCTAGGTGGGCAAATAGCAGGGCTTGTCTCTCCTTTTGCTATGGGACATCTGATTGACTTGAATAAAGGATCTTTTGACATGGCATTTGCTTTTTTGGCTATTGCGGCCATCGGATCCGCTGTCGTCGCTTTTACTGTGAAAATAGAGGCACTGAAATAGTGTGGTCTTTCTAGTTATAGGAAGAAAAAATAATTACTCTTTTAAAACTTTTCTTCTTCTAAGAGCTAGTCTCAAGCAAAAAAGCTGTTCTCTATTTTCTAGGTCCAGTCCACTTATGTCAGCAATTCGCTCGAGTCGATTTGCTAAGGTATTTCGGTGAACATAGAGTTCTTTAGCTGTGGCAGCAAGGCTTTTATCAAATTCTAGATATTTTTCTAGTGTTTTAAGAAATTCTGTGCCTTGGTTTTGGTCAGATTTTTCTAGTTTATCAATAATCGGATTATAAAGTTGAGTGAGAATATGTGTTGTCTCCTTGTCAGCAAGGAGAATGGAATAGCCTGCAATGTCATAAGGATGTGTTGTGTTTCCAGGGCCTTTAAGTAGGCGACCAAGTTTCAGGCAAGCTAATGCATTATGGAAACTTTGGCGCACAGCGCGAATGTCTAGCTCTGGAGTACCGATACCAA is drawn from Pelosinus sp. IPA-1 and contains these coding sequences:
- a CDS encoding DUF3787 domain-containing protein, yielding MTENRSKEKFLANSIERHETAAWRGHIESTKPESNVPIPSEESVIEAREWVNTNSLS
- the nifJ gene encoding pyruvate:ferredoxin (flavodoxin) oxidoreductase: MAKKMKTMDGNQAAAEASYALTEVAIIFPITPSSPMAEGVDEASAHGKKNLFDQPVKVVEMQSEAGASGAVHGSLQAGALTTTYTASQGLLLMIPEMYKMAGNLVPAVFHVTARALASHALSIFGDHQDINACRQTGFTLLCSNDVQEAMDLGYIAHLSAIKSRVPFLHFFDGFRTSHEIQKIEVTPADAIAKLVDHKAIEEFRNRALNPEHPVLRGTAENPDIYFQNREASNPFIEAIPDIVENYFQEFKKITGREYHPFEYYGDAEAENIIVAMGSVCNTTEETIDYLQAKGEKVGLLKVHLYRPFSKKYFFSVLPKSVKKIAVLDRTKEPGATGEPLYLDVLQMFNNETVKPVVVGGRYGLGSKDTTPSHILAVYENLKQSQPKDGFTVGIVDDVTHTSLPIKESVDTTPEGTISCKFWGLGSDGTVGANKTAIKIIGDNTDLYAQGYFEYDSKKSGGTTISHLRFGKKPIKSSYLVSDADYIACHNRSFIYHYHLLKGLKKNGSFVLNCPWTPEELEEHLPALLKRYIAKNNINFYTIDAISIAEEIGLGGRINMVMQAAFFKLANVIPVEEAIRYLKDSIEKMYGKKGANIVEMNQRAVDRGVDGLHQVKVPASWADAKDEDLPVKDEPDFVKNIQRPMASHDGDDLPVSAFVGMEDGTHPLGTTKYEKRGIAVYLPEWQIDKCIQCNQCAYVCPHATVRTFLLDDEERAKAPDTFKTTEPRNKKLQGYHYRIQVAPLDCTGCGNCADICPAPGKALVMKPADHEIEMESENWEFAMKVTEKSGLMEKNTLFGSQLAKPLLEFNGACPGCGETPYIRLLTQLYGERMLIANATGCSSIWGGSSPSIPYTTNADGKGPAWMNPLFEDNAEFGYGMYLGSKQIREKLADLMHQGLKSSISENVKQSFQEWLDNMDNGAGSRKAADRVIEELKKETVSGNPILSEIMARKDYLVKPSVWILGGDGFAYDIGYNGLDHVIASGDDVNIFIMDTEVYSNTGGQASKATPTAAIAKFAAAGKKVRKKDLGLMATTYGYVYVAQIAMGANMNQTLKAITEAESYKGPSLIIAYASCVNHGIKTGMGTSMFQMKKAVEAGYWHLWRHDPRLKEQGKNPFMLDSKEPTASFQDFLKGEIRYSSLKTTFPEIADGMFAAAEKHAQEKYRTLKRIAEMQY
- a CDS encoding CBO0543 family protein; the encoded protein is MNLIFAILYIVATYKWGDWRNWQRYYPTILFYGFGDILAFSLFYQQPLWLYFTPGLPHLFHELFVVIVMYSCGVILYLSNYPKALVAQCLYILFWASLYTFLEWFAIKTGNFIHLNGWSLTWSFLFYMIMFPTFQLHQKRPLLALCILFGGLALLLYLFRVPIELVK
- a CDS encoding MFS transporter, which codes for MFKNSARGSLGFHWKARYTVLSILWVGWLFSFLDRMVVSIALPFIGREFQLNAASQGMILSTFFAGYAIFQIPGGMLADKFGPRRVMAFAIVWWSVFTSLTGMVLSYPLMLICRFVFGIGEGCFPGSSFKTIAMYFPPKERATATAIQGSVNALGPAVASLVAAGIIAAFGWNMVFITLGIPGLVIGLAIWFYIKDNPAEHPHITPEELSELNLVSPDVSNSNISYQKITFKEFLQKPVLWQMLLIWFLFDITFWGFISWLPSYLMEVRGFSLLKTGFYGSLPFFIGTIGMLVGGYLSDCFKGNRKWLFIPSSLMAAFFIYMTFSVAASNMVIVYQSVAALFMFLAYAAFWGLVVDSIPADIMGAGSGMVNLGGQIAGLVSPFAMGHLIDLNKGSFDMAFAFLAIAAIGSAVVAFTVKIEALK